The following coding sequences lie in one Haematobia irritans isolate KBUSLIRL chromosome 3, ASM5000362v1, whole genome shotgun sequence genomic window:
- the LOC142230508 gene encoding uncharacterized protein LOC142230508, with product MFNNVMLPMTHRLRRSSLIDHQQVPSEEHAAKARRGGGRGKFLMKPLRMLLLMSMVLSAGVYIRPSMAESETNDLNSLVAKKPMIMSLKPMPVKLERRQQQQLQRPNAAQYMPETNQLPTTFAGCPLCDSSVYSYCSHKLLHDTCCCDYPGSIYQKPPQCIYYECSLLYAKSCYEHSLIKNCCCNNPY from the exons ATGTTCAACAATGTCATGTTACCGATGACACACCGCCTCCGCCGCAGCAGCCTGATCGACCACCAACAAGTGCCCAGTGAAGAACATGCAGCAAAAGCAAGAAGAGGAGGAGGACGAggaaaatttctaatgaaaccATTACGGATGCTTTTGCTAATGTCGATGGTGCTAAGTGCCGGAGTATACATACGGCCATCAATGGCAGAAAGTGAAACTAATGATTTGAATAGTTTGG TTGCCAAAAAGCCAATGATTATGTCACTGAAACCTATGCCGGTAAAACTCGAAAGacgtcaacaacaacaactacaacgaCCTAATGCCGCTCAATATATGCCCGAAACCAATCAGCTACCAACAACATTTGCCGGTTGTCCCCTGTGTGATTCATCTGTCTACAGTTATTGTTCACATAAACTTCTCCACGATACATGCTGTTGTGATTATCCAG GATCCATTTACCAAAAACCTCCTCAATGCATTTACTATGAATGTTCGTTGCTGTATGCAAAATCATGCTATGAACACTcgttaattaaaaattgctgtTGTAATAATCCTTATTAA